The genome window TGGTGACCACGTTCACCGCGGGCCCCGGCATCGAGACCCTCCCGATCTGGATCTTCAACAACATGACACGCCCTCAGCAGGCGCCCGTCGTGAACGTGGTGGCGGCGGTGCTGGTCCTGCTGTCGGTGATCCCGATCTACGTCGCCCAACGACTTTCGGCGGACACGGCGACGGAGAGCCGGATCTAGGGCCGGGGCCACCGCGGCCCCGGCCCAGGGGTCCGCGCGGTCAGAGATCGAGCACCAGTCGCCCGCCCCGGCACCGGGACACGCAGATCATCATGGTCTCGCCGGACTCCCGCTCCTCCTCCGTCAGCACCGAGTCCCGGTGGTCCGGGGTGCCCTCCAGGACGTCGGTCTCGCAGGTGCCGCAGGTGCCCTCCGTACAGGAGAACAGCACCTCGACGCCGGCGTCGCGCACGGTGTCGAGGATGGAGACGCGCGGCGGGACGGTGAGCGTACGGCCGCTCTGCGCGAGGACGACCTCGAACTCGCCGTCGTCCCCCGTCGGTTGCTCCTTGGGCTGGAACCGCTCGACGCGCAGCGTGCCGGCGGGGCAGCGTCCCTCCACCGCGTCCAGCAGTGGGCCGGGGCCACAGCAGTAGACGAGCGTGCCGTCGGGCACGTCGTCCAGCACCGAGGCCAGGTCCAGCAGCCCGTTCTCGTCCTGCGGGGCGAGGGTGACCCGGTCCCCGTACCGTTCCAGCTCCGTGGTGAACGCCATGGAGCGGCGGGTGCGGCCGCCGTACAGCAGGGTCCAGTCGGCGCCCGCCGCCTCGGCCGCGGCGAGCATCGGCAGGATGGGCGTGATGCCGATGCCGCCGGCGATGAAGCGGTAACGGGGGGAGGGGTGCAGGGGGAAGTGGTTGCGCGGTCCCCGCACGCGCACCTTGTCGCCCTCGCGCACCTGCTCGTGGACGTGGGCCGACCCTCCCCGCCCGTCGGCCTCGCGGAGCACGGCGATCCGCCAGGCCTGCCGGTCCGCGGGATCGCCGCACAGCGAGTACTGCCGCTCCAGTCCCGGCCCGAGCAGGACGTCGACGTGGGCACCCGGCTCCCA of Streptomyces cynarae contains these proteins:
- a CDS encoding PDR/VanB family oxidoreductase, with the translated sequence MTAYETELVVDRREPAAEGVLALTLRHPLGEELPAWEPGAHVDVLLGPGLERQYSLCGDPADRQAWRIAVLREADGRGGSAHVHEQVREGDKVRVRGPRNHFPLHPSPRYRFIAGGIGITPILPMLAAAEAAGADWTLLYGGRTRRSMAFTTELERYGDRVTLAPQDENGLLDLASVLDDVPDGTLVYCCGPGPLLDAVEGRCPAGTLRVERFQPKEQPTGDDGEFEVVLAQSGRTLTVPPRVSILDTVRDAGVEVLFSCTEGTCGTCETDVLEGTPDHRDSVLTEEERESGETMMICVSRCRGGRLVLDL